A single window of Brevinematales bacterium DNA harbors:
- a CDS encoding serine/threonine-protein phosphatase, with protein sequence MKARDALFFRFLLIFIFVLLVLTPVYFFIGFRVVRAEYEKTRQLEIKLFERYFCDKLNPLALDKQSSLEIMKDLDFVMFLNSAGEEISSFGFWNREEVSPIVLQIITNSVMNRSTNMEIHNDLQTVYIQKIAGNNGATNFLVAGFGVESIVETGKGLYSGYIFLFLAAVIISSGILYLNARSAAKPLERLSFSIQDFDFDALKTAPYTIGQIKGYEEVQQAVYLFNTLLTRFSDAIKWHSTDNNDMQLIREEFDELLSIRNKEFSRSAKAMHQFYETLIEELEMARRVQQNLLPSSRDFTERSEFKVGSRYISMEKLGGDLYDIIRVGRNGYGFLIADVSGHGVAAALITTMLKVSFSDNSGWAKDTGEIVGDVNGEMTKLIGDLNYFATAFYGTLNLETAEFCYTNAGHHPVLLYKPSTSEVIHLQTPGTIIGVFPETVFGSACLRLEEGDRLLFYTDGIVESRNSAGELYGIDRMIGFIKKNSHLTPNVFVDLMISEVDAFTGKLKAEDDRAVLYIEFVSKMQINVPHGNPPVRAAKGIFKKKP encoded by the coding sequence ATGAAGGCAAGAGACGCTTTATTTTTCAGGTTTTTACTCATTTTTATCTTCGTTCTGCTTGTCCTGACTCCCGTGTATTTCTTCATCGGGTTCCGGGTAGTCCGCGCCGAGTACGAGAAAACCCGTCAACTGGAAATCAAGCTGTTCGAGAGATATTTCTGCGATAAGCTAAACCCTCTCGCGCTCGATAAACAAAGCTCTCTGGAAATAATGAAAGACCTCGATTTCGTGATGTTTCTCAATTCCGCCGGGGAGGAAATTTCCAGTTTCGGCTTCTGGAACCGGGAAGAAGTATCCCCGATTGTTCTACAGATTATAACGAACTCAGTGATGAATAGATCGACCAATATGGAGATTCATAACGATCTGCAAACAGTGTATATCCAAAAAATTGCCGGAAACAATGGCGCGACTAATTTCCTTGTCGCGGGCTTCGGTGTGGAGAGTATCGTAGAAACCGGCAAAGGACTTTATAGCGGGTATATTTTCCTGTTCCTCGCCGCAGTTATCATCAGTTCGGGAATACTTTACCTCAACGCCCGATCCGCCGCGAAGCCCCTCGAACGGCTATCCTTCTCTATACAGGATTTCGATTTCGACGCGCTCAAGACCGCGCCGTATACCATCGGTCAGATCAAGGGATACGAAGAAGTCCAGCAGGCGGTATATCTCTTCAATACCCTGCTGACACGTTTCAGCGACGCCATCAAGTGGCATTCCACAGATAATAACGATATGCAGCTGATCCGAGAGGAATTCGACGAACTCTTATCTATCCGCAATAAGGAGTTTTCCCGTTCCGCTAAGGCGATGCATCAATTCTACGAGACACTGATCGAGGAGCTCGAGATGGCGCGCCGGGTTCAGCAGAATCTCCTGCCCAGCAGCCGGGATTTTACCGAGCGTTCCGAATTTAAGGTAGGTTCGCGTTATATTTCGATGGAGAAACTCGGAGGCGACCTGTATGACATCATCCGCGTCGGACGGAACGGTTATGGCTTCCTGATCGCGGACGTATCGGGTCACGGCGTCGCGGCGGCGCTCATCACAACGATGCTCAAGGTTTCGTTCAGCGACAACTCGGGTTGGGCGAAAGATACCGGCGAAATAGTCGGCGATGTAAACGGCGAAATGACCAAACTGATCGGCGACCTCAACTACTTCGCCACCGCGTTTTACGGTACACTCAATCTTGAAACTGCCGAGTTTTGTTATACCAACGCGGGACATCATCCCGTACTGCTGTATAAACCCTCCACATCGGAGGTAATTCACCTGCAAACCCCCGGCACGATTATCGGGGTATTCCCGGAAACCGTCTTCGGGAGCGCCTGCCTCAGGCTCGAAGAGGGCGACCGCCTATTATTTTATACGGACGGGATAGTCGAATCGAGGAATTCCGCCGGCGAACTCTACGGGATTGACCGGATGATCGGTTTTATCAAAAAAAACAGCCATCTCACGCCAAATGTCTTTGTCGATCTGATGATTAGCGAGGTCGATGCGTTCACGGGAAAACTCAAGGCGGAAGACGACCGCGCGGTACTTTACATCGAATTCGTCAGTAAAATGCAGATTAACGTTCCCCACGGGAATCCGCCGGTCAGAGCCGCGAAGGGAATTTTTAAAAAGAAACCGTAG
- a CDS encoding DUF4416 family protein, giving the protein YRDKEWRYFEWTYPDYRSDEYRAVFQEIRQIYKKQLSPGAKNLS; this is encoded by the coding sequence TACCGCGATAAGGAATGGCGGTATTTCGAATGGACCTATCCCGATTACCGGAGCGACGAGTACCGCGCGGTGTTCCAGGAGATCAGGCAAATCTATAAAAAGCAGTTATCCCCCGGCGCAAAGAATCTATCATAA